Proteins found in one Sorghum bicolor cultivar BTx623 chromosome 1, Sorghum_bicolor_NCBIv3, whole genome shotgun sequence genomic segment:
- the LOC8083965 gene encoding uncharacterized protein LOC8083965 isoform X2, with protein sequence MAQPNPTQPMDTSEGNRPSPLRAHSPQLRAPAMPSSSSLIQGISISVSDDDEATGKVRVRVRRKRSRGPVSASARRRRILFRAARLGVPLLLAALAVSLLIYESYRLTPSRSSTLPPPSFAEISRLSRNARAADGARKSCLKFLDPEKLQNLELPEIPETNLSIKEVVYRSSLPHIDNDTPSHTESSRFNSFTGYQTLTEREESFKMKESVTVHCGFYNENGGFRVSDVDKEYMRSCEVLVATCAFGGGDDLHQPIGMTENSIRKVCYVAFWDEVTREAQEEEGHKIGEDLMIGLWRIILVSDLPFSDQRLNGKIPKLISHRLFPMARYSIWVDSKSQFRRDPLGVLEALLWRSNSSLALSEHGARSSLYDEAKAIVKKHKATPEEVEVQLDQYRQDGIPDEKRFNGKKGTWDAEPQKTMVALTVYACEEELGMLNLKSTFSNSKEKHTILWATMKQMCSTTA encoded by the exons ATGGCGCAGCCCAACCCAACCCAACCCATGGACACCAGTGAAGGCAACCGGCCCTCCCCCCTCCGTGCCCACTCCCCGCAGCTTCGGGCTCCGGCcatgccgtcgtcgtcgtcgctgatCCAAGGCATCTCCATCTCCGtctccgacgacgacgaggccaCCGGTAAGGTGCGCGTCCGCGTCCGCCGCAAGCGCTCTCGCGGCCCCGTCTCCGCTtcggcgcgccgccgccgcatccTCTTCCGCGCCGCGCGGCTGGGCGTGCCGCTCCTCCTCGCCGCGCTCGCCGTATCCCTCCTCATCTACGAGTCCTACCGCCTCACGCCTTCCCGCTCCTCCACACTGCCTCCGCCGTCCTTCGCGGAAATCAGCCGCCTCTCCCGCAACGCCCGCGCCGCTGATGGTGCCAGGAAGT CATGCCTGAAGTTTCTTGATCCTGAGAAGCTTCAAAATCTGGAACTTCCAGAAATTCCTGAAACAAATTTGTCAATCAAGGAAGTTGTGTACAGATCAAGTCTGCCCCATATCGACAATGATACACCATCACATACAGAGAGTTCACGGTTTAACTCATTCACAGGATACCAGACACTCACTGAacgagaagaaagcttcaag ATGAAGGAAAGTGTGACAGTGCACTGTGGCTTCTATAATGAAAATGGAGGGTTCAGAGTTTCTGATGTTGACAAAGAATACATGAGATCCTGTGAAGTACTTGTTGCAACTTGTGCATTTGGTGGAGGTGATGATCTTCACCAGCCTATAGGGATGACCGAAAACTCCATCAGAAAG GTATGCTATGTAGCTTTCTGGGATGAAGTCACTCGTGAAGCTCAAGAGGAGGAAGGACACAAGATTGGTGAAGACCTCATGATTGGTCTATGGCGGATAATTCTTGTCAGCGATCTTCCTTTCTCAGATCAACGGTTGAATGGGAAAATTCCCAAG CTGATAAGCCATCGTCTTTTCCCCATGGCACGGTACTCAATTTGGGTGGATTCAAAATCTCAGTTCCGGAGAGACCCATTGGGAGTCCTTGAAGCCCTTCTGTGGCGTTCGAACTCTTCTTTAGCATTATCTGAACATGGAGCTCGGAGTAGCCTATACGACGAGGCAAAAGCAATTGTTAAGAAACACAAAGCAACTCCAGAAGAAGTTGAAGTGCAGTTGGATCAGTACCGACAAGATGGCATCCCTGATGAGAAAAGGTTCAATGGAAAGAAAG GAACTTGGGATGCTGAACCTCAAAAAACCATGGTAGCATTAACAGTCTATGCCTGTGAGGAGGAACTTGGGATGCTGAATCTCAAAAGCACTTTTAGTAATAGTAAAGAGAAACATACAATACTGTGGGCAACCATGAAACAAATGTGTAGTACAACTGCTTAG
- the LOC8086182 gene encoding cold-regulated 413 plasma membrane protein 2 has protein sequence MGKGFASYLAMKTGPEGGGPAAAAQQALIDADLRELGVAARKLANHAFVLGGGLGFGTSFLKWLAFFAAVYLLILDRTNWKTNMLTALLVPYIFFTLPNVLFSLIRGEVGKWIAIIAVILRLFFPRHFPDWLELPGSIILLTVVAPSLFADTLRGDIVGVLICLAIGCYLLHEHINASGGFRNAFRKGNGVSNSIGILLLFIYPVWAFVLQVL, from the exons ATGGGGAAGGGGTTCGCGTCGTACCTGGCGATGAAGACGGGGCCGGAGGGCGGcggcccggcggcggcggcgcagcaggcgCTGATCGACGCCGACCTGCGGGAGCTCGGCGTCGCCGCGCGGAAGCTCGCCAACCATGCCTTCGTTCTCGGCGGCGGCCTGGGTTTCGGCACTTCCTTCCTCAAGTGGCTGGCCTTCTTTGCGGCAGT GTATCTCTTGATATTGGACCGCACAAATTGGAAGACCAACATGCTGACAGCTCTCCTGGTTCCTTACATTTTCTTCACTCTGCCTAATGTGCTGTTTTCTCTGATCAG AGGAGAGGTGGGGAAATGGATTGCGATTATTGCTGTTATTCTGCGTCTATTCTTTCCACGCCACTTCCCAG ATTGGTTAGAGCTTCCTGGTTCCATCATCCTGCTCACAGTGGTCGCCCCCAGCCTGTTCGCAGACACCTTAAGGGGTGACATCGTTGGTGTCTTGATATGCCTTGCGATTGGATGCTACCTGCTCCACGAGCACATCAATGCATCAGGTGGATTCAGGAAcgccttcaggaagggcaatGGTGTATCAAACTCCATTGGCATCCTTCTACTCTTCATCTACCCTGTATGGGCTTTTGTGCTGCAAGTCCTGTAG
- the LOC8086181 gene encoding CASP-like protein 5C1 isoform X2: MDNGDRSGAGAGAVGSAGSLGLRVGQAVFSSASLLFMSVGVEFFSYTAFCFLVTIMGLVIPWSCTLAMIDVYSVLVGCPLRVPGVMVIVVALSIVSFAAACSSAAVIDLLLQFHGSHCSPRFCGRYQLSAMMAFLSWLLMAASAIFNLWFIASRW, translated from the exons ATGGATAACGGGGATAGGTCTGGGGCAGGCGCGGGCGCCGTCGGCAGCGCCGGGAGCCTCGGCCTCCGCGTCGGGCAGGCGGTCTTCTCGTCGGCGTCGCTGCTGTTCATGTCAGTCGGCGTCGAGTTCTTCAGCTACACCGCCTTCTG CTTCCTGGTGACAATCATGGGGCTGGTCATCCCGTGGAGCTGCACGCTGGCCATGATCGACGTGTACTCCGTGCTCGTGGGATGCCCTCTGCGCGTGCCGGGCGTCATGGTCATCGTCGTG GCGCTGTCGATCGTCTCGTTCGCCGCCGCGTGTTCGAGCGCCGCGGTGAtcgacctcctcctccagtTCCACGGATCCCACTGCTCCCCGAGGTTCTGCGGGAGGTACCAGCTGTCTGCCATGATGGCATTCTTGTCCTGGTTGCTCATGGCTGCTTCTGCCATCTTCAACCTCTGGTTCATCGCCTCACGGTGGTAG
- the LOC8083967 gene encoding uncharacterized protein LOC8083967, with protein MGICMSSDAADEGAATARVVLPSGELREYAPPATAATALQAASGGDGEGSSWFLCDADGIAFEGGPVAVAAVAPGEELQAGQIYFVLPAEMQRRRLTRDEVAALAVRASSALVKAAAAQPSSPCRRRRRGAVAPLVFPVPEEEYAAAEPVSPVAAKSAVAAAQKRRVAYRGGRASRFSPDLTAIPETE; from the coding sequence ATGGGCATCTGCATGTCGTCCGACGCGgcggacgagggcgcggcgacggcgagggtgGTGCTCCCCAGCGGCGAGCTCCGGGAGTACGCCCCACCGGCCACCGCCGCGACGGCGCTGCAAGCGGCctccggcggcgacggcgaggggtCGTCGTGGTTCCTCTGCGACGCCGACGGGATCGCGTTCGAGGGGGGCCCCGTGGCCGTGGCCGCGGTCGCGCCCGGGGAGGAGCTCCAGGCGGGGCAGATCTACTTCGTGCTCCCCGCCGAGATGCAGCGCCGCCGCCTCACCCGCGACGAGGTCGCCGCGCTCGCCGTCAGGGCCAGCTCGGCGCTCGTCAAGGCCGCAGCCGCCCAGCCGTCCTCCCcgtgccgccggcgccggcgcggcgcGGTGGCGCCGCTCGTGTTCCCGGTCCCCGAGGAGGAGTACGCGGCGGCGGAACCGGTTTCGCCCGTCGCGGCGAAGTCTGCCGTGGCGGCGGCGCAGAAGCGGAGGGTGGCGTACCGGGGCGGCAGGGCGTCGAGGTTCTCCCCCGACCTGACCGCTATCCCGGAGACCGAGTAG
- the LOC8086181 gene encoding CASP-like protein 5C1 isoform X1, producing MDNGDRSGAGAGAVGSAGSLGLRVGQAVFSSASLLFMSVGVEFFSYTAFCFLVTIMGLVIPWSCTLAMIDVYSVLVGCPLRVPGVMVIVVVGDCALSIVSFAAACSSAAVIDLLLQFHGSHCSPRFCGRYQLSAMMAFLSWLLMAASAIFNLWFIASRW from the exons ATGGATAACGGGGATAGGTCTGGGGCAGGCGCGGGCGCCGTCGGCAGCGCCGGGAGCCTCGGCCTCCGCGTCGGGCAGGCGGTCTTCTCGTCGGCGTCGCTGCTGTTCATGTCAGTCGGCGTCGAGTTCTTCAGCTACACCGCCTTCTG CTTCCTGGTGACAATCATGGGGCTGGTCATCCCGTGGAGCTGCACGCTGGCCATGATCGACGTGTACTCCGTGCTCGTGGGATGCCCTCTGCGCGTGCCGGGCGTCATGGTCATCGTCGTGGTAGGAGACTGC GCGCTGTCGATCGTCTCGTTCGCCGCCGCGTGTTCGAGCGCCGCGGTGAtcgacctcctcctccagtTCCACGGATCCCACTGCTCCCCGAGGTTCTGCGGGAGGTACCAGCTGTCTGCCATGATGGCATTCTTGTCCTGGTTGCTCATGGCTGCTTCTGCCATCTTCAACCTCTGGTTCATCGCCTCACGGTGGTAG
- the LOC8083965 gene encoding uncharacterized protein LOC8083965 isoform X1, with product MAQPNPTQPMDTSEGNRPSPLRAHSPQLRAPAMPSSSSLIQGISISVSDDDEATGKVRVRVRRKRSRGPVSASARRRRILFRAARLGVPLLLAALAVSLLIYESYRLTPSRSSTLPPPSFAEISRLSRNARAADGARKSCLKFLDPEKLQNLELPEIPETNLSIKEVVYRSSLPHIDNDTPSHTESSRFNSFTGYQTLTEREESFKMKESVTVHCGFYNENGGFRVSDVDKEYMRSCEVLVATCAFGGGDDLHQPIGMTENSIRKVCYVAFWDEVTREAQEEEGHKIGEDLMIGLWRIILVSDLPFSDQRLNGKIPKLISHRLFPMARYSIWVDSKSQFRRDPLGVLEALLWRSNSSLALSEHGARSSLYDEAKAIVKKHKATPEEVEVQLDQYRQDGIPDEKRFNGKKALAEASVIVRDHAPLTNLFMCNWFNEVVRFTSRDQLSFPYVLRRLRPPGVHLFPVCARKDLVNSFGHRRKVKPLVKETTT from the exons ATGGCGCAGCCCAACCCAACCCAACCCATGGACACCAGTGAAGGCAACCGGCCCTCCCCCCTCCGTGCCCACTCCCCGCAGCTTCGGGCTCCGGCcatgccgtcgtcgtcgtcgctgatCCAAGGCATCTCCATCTCCGtctccgacgacgacgaggccaCCGGTAAGGTGCGCGTCCGCGTCCGCCGCAAGCGCTCTCGCGGCCCCGTCTCCGCTtcggcgcgccgccgccgcatccTCTTCCGCGCCGCGCGGCTGGGCGTGCCGCTCCTCCTCGCCGCGCTCGCCGTATCCCTCCTCATCTACGAGTCCTACCGCCTCACGCCTTCCCGCTCCTCCACACTGCCTCCGCCGTCCTTCGCGGAAATCAGCCGCCTCTCCCGCAACGCCCGCGCCGCTGATGGTGCCAGGAAGT CATGCCTGAAGTTTCTTGATCCTGAGAAGCTTCAAAATCTGGAACTTCCAGAAATTCCTGAAACAAATTTGTCAATCAAGGAAGTTGTGTACAGATCAAGTCTGCCCCATATCGACAATGATACACCATCACATACAGAGAGTTCACGGTTTAACTCATTCACAGGATACCAGACACTCACTGAacgagaagaaagcttcaag ATGAAGGAAAGTGTGACAGTGCACTGTGGCTTCTATAATGAAAATGGAGGGTTCAGAGTTTCTGATGTTGACAAAGAATACATGAGATCCTGTGAAGTACTTGTTGCAACTTGTGCATTTGGTGGAGGTGATGATCTTCACCAGCCTATAGGGATGACCGAAAACTCCATCAGAAAG GTATGCTATGTAGCTTTCTGGGATGAAGTCACTCGTGAAGCTCAAGAGGAGGAAGGACACAAGATTGGTGAAGACCTCATGATTGGTCTATGGCGGATAATTCTTGTCAGCGATCTTCCTTTCTCAGATCAACGGTTGAATGGGAAAATTCCCAAG CTGATAAGCCATCGTCTTTTCCCCATGGCACGGTACTCAATTTGGGTGGATTCAAAATCTCAGTTCCGGAGAGACCCATTGGGAGTCCTTGAAGCCCTTCTGTGGCGTTCGAACTCTTCTTTAGCATTATCTGAACATGGAGCTCGGAGTAGCCTATACGACGAGGCAAAAGCAATTGTTAAGAAACACAAAGCAACTCCAGAAGAAGTTGAAGTGCAGTTGGATCAGTACCGACAAGATGGCATCCCTGATGAGAAAAGGTTCAATGGAAAGAAAG CTCTGGCAGAAGCTTCAGTGATCGTGAGGGATCACGCCCCGCTGACCAACCTCTTCATGTGCAACTGGTTCAACGAGGTGGTCAGGTTCACGTCCCGGGATCAGCTGAGCTTTCCCTACGTGCTGAGGCGCCTGAGGCCGCCCGGCGTGCACCTGTTCCCCGTCTGCGCGCGCAAGGACCTGGTGAACAGCTTCGGGCACAGGCGCAAGGTGAAGCCGCTCGTCAAGGAGACGACGACGTGA
- the LOC8083966 gene encoding uncharacterized protein LOC8083966 isoform X1 yields the protein MEVEALEKKGHTAFAKAMKSFSSSERYKRSKSYFEDMYATDALRSSDKTIVLPMPQVVKAKVKSDISKEAQPGRGAQSTLRKEILQLEKHLKDQQVVRGALEKALGPNAAQVNLSPENPMPKAANELIREIATLELEVKNMEQYLLTLYRKAFEQQAPAFSPPDAAPAFSPPDRREASKMSVSSRSGQLRETPVAMKSCKSRGDAALRSSYPPVHKKLNDPLADCCTSARSDRAIDSDVLRCQSALSYRGVFSSRILPSEDDSLARALRSCHSQPFSFVEEGETGASGMISLAEYLGTNVADHIPETPNNLSEEMVRCMAGIYCRLADPPLVHHGSSSSPSSSFSSTSAISPQYVGDMWSPHYRRETTLDSRLINPFHVEGLKEFSGPYNTMVEVPMISHDSRRLKEAEDLLQTYKLILYRLEAVDLRRMTNEEKIAFWVNIHNALLMHAYLKNGVPQNNLKKTSLLVKAACKIAGRNINAAVIQSIVLGCNTHCPGQWLRTLLYPRIKSKVSKAGHEWRAFAVAQSEPLLRFALCSGSHSDPAVRVYTPKRLFHQLEAAKEEFIRATAGVWKEQKLLLPKLVEAYAKDVKLSPQGLVDMVQRYLPESMRMAVQRCQQGGRSSGKVVEWVPYNPAFRYLLARDLAFPHLS from the exons ATGGAGGTGGAggctctggagaagaaggggcacacagcttttgccaaggcGATGAAATCTTTCAGTTCTTCAGAAAGGTACAAGCGATCCAAGAG CTATTTTGAGGATATGTATGCTACAGATGCTTTGCGTTCTTCAGACAAAACAATTGTTCTACCTATGCCG CAAGTTGTAAAAGCTAAGGTGAAAAGTGATATCAGTAAGGAAGCTCAACCTGGGAGGGGAGCACAAAGCACCTTGAGAAAGGAG ATTCTTCAGCTTGAGAAgcacctaaaggatcaacaggTTGTGCGTGGTGCACTGGAAAAAGCTTTAGGGCCTAACGCTGCTCAAGTCAACTTGTCACCAGAGAATCCAATGCCAAAG GCAGCTAATGAATTGATACGGGAGATTGCCACATTGGAGCTAGAGGTGAAGAATATGGAGCAGTATCTCCTGACACTGTACCGGAAAGCATTTGAGCAGCAAGCGCCTGCATTTTCTCCCCCTGATGCTGCTCCTGCATTTTCTCCACCTGATCGACGGGAAGCTTCGAAGATGTCAGTGAGCTCACGTTCCGGGCAGCTCCGGGAAACGCCCGTGGCAATGAAGTCTTGCAAGAGCAGAGGGGATGCAGCGCTCCGGTCAAGTTACCCGCCGGTGCATAAGAAATTGAATGATCCATTGGCAGATTGCTGCACATCCGCTCGCTCTGATAGAGCGATTGATTCAGATGTCCTCCGCTGCCAGTCTGCGTTGTCATACCGTGGAGTTTTTTCGTCTAGGATATTGCCTTCAGAGGATGATAGTCTTGCAAGGGCTCTTCGCTCGTGCCATTCACAGCCTTTCTCATTCGTAGAG GAAGGAGAGACTGGTGCATCAGGAATGATAAGCTTAGCAGAGTATCTAGGAACTAATGTAGCTGACCACATCCCTGAAACTCCCAACAACCTGTCAGAGGAGATGGTGAGATGCATGGCGGGGATATACTGCAGACTTGCAGATCCTCCCTTGGTTCACCATGGCTCGTCGTCTTCGCCAtcgtcgtcgttctcctcaactagTGCAATCTCTCCACAGTATGTGGGGGACATGTGGAGTCCCCATTACAGGAGAGAAACAACTCTGGACTCCCGTTTGATAAACCCATTCCATGTGGAGGGTTTGAAGGAGTTCAGTGGACCTTACAACACAATGGTTGAAGTTCCTATGATTAGCCATGACAGTCGGAGGCTGAAAGAAGCTGAGGACCTGCTCCAGACTTACAA GTTGATTTTGTATCGGTTGGAAGCCGTTGATCTGAGGAGAATGACAAATGAAGAAAAGATAGCATTCTGGGTCAACATACACAATGCTTTGCTGATGCAT GCTTATCTGAAGAATGGCGTCCCACAGAACAATCTAAAGAAAACATCCCTACTTGTTAAG GCTGCCTGCAAAATAGCTGGACGTAACATCAACGCTGCCGTTATCCAGAGCATTGTTCTTGGATGTAACACACATTGCCCCGGACAG TGGCTACGGACGCTGCTTTACCCAAGGATCAAAAGCAAAGTGAGCAAAGCAGGGCATGAGTGGCGAGCCTTTGCCGTTGCACAATCAGAGCCTCTTTTACGCTTTGCGCTTTGTTCCGGCAGCCATTCTGATCCTGCG GTGAGGGTGTACACTCCGAAGCGGCTGTTCCACCAGCTGGAGGCGGCCAAGGAGGAGTTCATCCGGGCGACGGCCGGCGTGTGGAAGGAGCAGAAGCTGCTGCTCCCCAAGCTCGTGGAGGCATACGCCAAGGACGTGAAGCTCTCGCCGCAGGGCCTCGTGGACATGGTCCAGCGCTACCTCCCGGAGAGCATGAGGATGGCCGTGCagcggtgccagcagggcggcAGGTCGTCGGGCAAGGTCGTGGAGTGGGTGCCCTACAACCCGGCCTTCCGCTACCTGCTCGCTAGGGACCTCGCGTTCCCTCACCTCAGCTGA
- the LOC8083966 gene encoding uncharacterized protein LOC8083966 isoform X2 yields MEVEALEKKGHTAFAKAMKSFSSSESYFEDMYATDALRSSDKTIVLPMPQVVKAKVKSDISKEAQPGRGAQSTLRKEILQLEKHLKDQQVVRGALEKALGPNAAQVNLSPENPMPKAANELIREIATLELEVKNMEQYLLTLYRKAFEQQAPAFSPPDAAPAFSPPDRREASKMSVSSRSGQLRETPVAMKSCKSRGDAALRSSYPPVHKKLNDPLADCCTSARSDRAIDSDVLRCQSALSYRGVFSSRILPSEDDSLARALRSCHSQPFSFVEEGETGASGMISLAEYLGTNVADHIPETPNNLSEEMVRCMAGIYCRLADPPLVHHGSSSSPSSSFSSTSAISPQYVGDMWSPHYRRETTLDSRLINPFHVEGLKEFSGPYNTMVEVPMISHDSRRLKEAEDLLQTYKLILYRLEAVDLRRMTNEEKIAFWVNIHNALLMHAYLKNGVPQNNLKKTSLLVKAACKIAGRNINAAVIQSIVLGCNTHCPGQWLRTLLYPRIKSKVSKAGHEWRAFAVAQSEPLLRFALCSGSHSDPAVRVYTPKRLFHQLEAAKEEFIRATAGVWKEQKLLLPKLVEAYAKDVKLSPQGLVDMVQRYLPESMRMAVQRCQQGGRSSGKVVEWVPYNPAFRYLLARDLAFPHLS; encoded by the exons ATGGAGGTGGAggctctggagaagaaggggcacacagcttttgccaaggcGATGAAATCTTTCAGTTCTTCAGAAAG CTATTTTGAGGATATGTATGCTACAGATGCTTTGCGTTCTTCAGACAAAACAATTGTTCTACCTATGCCG CAAGTTGTAAAAGCTAAGGTGAAAAGTGATATCAGTAAGGAAGCTCAACCTGGGAGGGGAGCACAAAGCACCTTGAGAAAGGAG ATTCTTCAGCTTGAGAAgcacctaaaggatcaacaggTTGTGCGTGGTGCACTGGAAAAAGCTTTAGGGCCTAACGCTGCTCAAGTCAACTTGTCACCAGAGAATCCAATGCCAAAG GCAGCTAATGAATTGATACGGGAGATTGCCACATTGGAGCTAGAGGTGAAGAATATGGAGCAGTATCTCCTGACACTGTACCGGAAAGCATTTGAGCAGCAAGCGCCTGCATTTTCTCCCCCTGATGCTGCTCCTGCATTTTCTCCACCTGATCGACGGGAAGCTTCGAAGATGTCAGTGAGCTCACGTTCCGGGCAGCTCCGGGAAACGCCCGTGGCAATGAAGTCTTGCAAGAGCAGAGGGGATGCAGCGCTCCGGTCAAGTTACCCGCCGGTGCATAAGAAATTGAATGATCCATTGGCAGATTGCTGCACATCCGCTCGCTCTGATAGAGCGATTGATTCAGATGTCCTCCGCTGCCAGTCTGCGTTGTCATACCGTGGAGTTTTTTCGTCTAGGATATTGCCTTCAGAGGATGATAGTCTTGCAAGGGCTCTTCGCTCGTGCCATTCACAGCCTTTCTCATTCGTAGAG GAAGGAGAGACTGGTGCATCAGGAATGATAAGCTTAGCAGAGTATCTAGGAACTAATGTAGCTGACCACATCCCTGAAACTCCCAACAACCTGTCAGAGGAGATGGTGAGATGCATGGCGGGGATATACTGCAGACTTGCAGATCCTCCCTTGGTTCACCATGGCTCGTCGTCTTCGCCAtcgtcgtcgttctcctcaactagTGCAATCTCTCCACAGTATGTGGGGGACATGTGGAGTCCCCATTACAGGAGAGAAACAACTCTGGACTCCCGTTTGATAAACCCATTCCATGTGGAGGGTTTGAAGGAGTTCAGTGGACCTTACAACACAATGGTTGAAGTTCCTATGATTAGCCATGACAGTCGGAGGCTGAAAGAAGCTGAGGACCTGCTCCAGACTTACAA GTTGATTTTGTATCGGTTGGAAGCCGTTGATCTGAGGAGAATGACAAATGAAGAAAAGATAGCATTCTGGGTCAACATACACAATGCTTTGCTGATGCAT GCTTATCTGAAGAATGGCGTCCCACAGAACAATCTAAAGAAAACATCCCTACTTGTTAAG GCTGCCTGCAAAATAGCTGGACGTAACATCAACGCTGCCGTTATCCAGAGCATTGTTCTTGGATGTAACACACATTGCCCCGGACAG TGGCTACGGACGCTGCTTTACCCAAGGATCAAAAGCAAAGTGAGCAAAGCAGGGCATGAGTGGCGAGCCTTTGCCGTTGCACAATCAGAGCCTCTTTTACGCTTTGCGCTTTGTTCCGGCAGCCATTCTGATCCTGCG GTGAGGGTGTACACTCCGAAGCGGCTGTTCCACCAGCTGGAGGCGGCCAAGGAGGAGTTCATCCGGGCGACGGCCGGCGTGTGGAAGGAGCAGAAGCTGCTGCTCCCCAAGCTCGTGGAGGCATACGCCAAGGACGTGAAGCTCTCGCCGCAGGGCCTCGTGGACATGGTCCAGCGCTACCTCCCGGAGAGCATGAGGATGGCCGTGCagcggtgccagcagggcggcAGGTCGTCGGGCAAGGTCGTGGAGTGGGTGCCCTACAACCCGGCCTTCCGCTACCTGCTCGCTAGGGACCTCGCGTTCCCTCACCTCAGCTGA